In one Zymoseptoria tritici IPO323 chromosome 10, whole genome shotgun sequence genomic region, the following are encoded:
- the MgLAC3 gene encoding putative beta-galactosidase (Beta-Galactosidase (Lactase) (Glycosyl Hydrolase 2)), producing the protein MHSLTVLQTVLAANLALALNLPRQDTAPSQYAVQPLPLDTPWTDKVGTDPWPQYPRPKLARSEWKSLNGIWTYANASSLDAVNNPPFNQTLTNEVLVPFCLESGLSGIEGDYLLYSWYSTKFSVPSNWTGERTLLNFNAVDYEATVFVNGQQVMFHRGGYFAFSVDVTPYLSSSGTNELVVFVHDPTDSGRYVIPVGKQTLGSDHIFYRPCSGIWQSVWIESAPADYITGLDINGGADGTVEISILEKGTSNKVASHTGSAGRQFSFKAESVKCWSPDHPNLYDIAIKFGDDQIESYTGFRTITKEAVNDVQRIVLNGEAIFPFGTLDQGFWPDGGYTPPTYEAMIYDIQTLKKIGYNMLRKHIKVESPLYYQAADELGILVMQDMPSLRLSTETLANCSRQRLLPDAAQQQEFQRQLELLVTQLRSHTCIFAWVIYNEGWGQIESYYPEFALTDVVRGLDPTRLVDAVTGFPDHGAGDFSDNHHYANPQCGTPFYSLSSSPFDPSRIGFQGEFGGIGNNVTEEHAWKVQDSIDAVNQTYELDDTIEVWNYRGHTLLTELLSQVEMYSCAGAVWTQTTDVEGEVNGMLTYDRRVLRPDLQQWQTDIQALYDASAKRTNASMPSH; encoded by the exons ATGCATTCTCTGACCGTGCTCCAAACCGTTCTCGCGGCAAACCTCGCCCTTGCTCTTAACTTGCCTCGACAGGATACCGCTCCTTCGCAATACGCTGTCCAACCACTACCACTCGACACGCCATGGACGGACAAAGTTGGCACGGATCCATGGCCGCAGTATCCGAGACCCAAACTCGCTCGTTCGGAGTGGAAGTCCCTTAACGGAATATGGACGTACGCAAATGCTTCTAGTTTGGATGCCGTCAACAATCCGCCGTTCAACCAAACATTGACAAATGAGGTCCTGGTCCCGTTCTGTCTTGAGAGTGGCCTTTCTGGCATTGAGGGGGATTACCTTTTGTACTCTTGGTACTCGACCAAGTTCAGTGTGCCCTCCAATTGGACCGGCGAGAGGACGCTCCTCAACTTCAATGCAGTCGACTATGAGGCGACTGTATTTGTCAATGGTCAGCAAGTTATGTTCCATCGCGGAGGTTATTTTGCTTTCTCCGTCGATGTTACGCCGTACTTGTCTTCATCGGGGACAAATGAGCT CGTCGTATTTGTCCACGATCCCACAGATTCTGGCCGCTATGTGATTCCCGTCGGGAAGCAGACTCTGGGTTCGGATCACATTTTCTACAGACCCTGCAGTGGTATCTGGCAAAGTGTCTGGATCGAGTCGGCTCCGGCAGACTACATCACCGGACTTGACATCAACGGCGGCGCTGATGGGACCG TGGAGATCTCAATCCTCGAGAAAGGGACTTCGAACAAAGTGGCTTCCCATACAGGATCTGCCGGTCGTCAGTTCTCGTTCAAGGCTGAATCTGTAAAGTGCTGGAGTCCAGACCACCCCAATCTGTACGATATTGCGATCAAGTTTGGCGATGACCAAATCGAGAGCTACACCGGATTCCGAACCATTACCAAAGAGGCCGTGAACGACGTCCAACGAATTGTGTTGAACGGCGAAGCAATCTTTCCGTTTGGTACCCTCGATCAGGGCTTCTGGCCGGATGGAGGCTACACGCCGCCCACGTACGAGGCGATGATATACGACATCCAGACCTTGAAGAAGATCGGATACAACATGCTCCGCAAGCAC ATCAAGGTGGAGTCTCCATTGTATTACCAAGCGGCAGATGAGCTGGGAATTTTGGTCATGCAAGACATGCCTTCCCTGCGACTGTCCACCGAAACGCTCGCCAATTGCAGCAGACAAAGGCTCCTTCCAGATGCcgcgcagcagcaggaatTCCAACGCCAGCTCGAATTGCTCGTCACGCAGCTGAGGAGCCATACGTGCATCTTTGCTTGGGTAATCTACAACGAGGGCTGGGGCCAGATCGAGAGCTATTATCCCGAATTCGCATTGACGGACGTCGTTCGAGGGCTGGATCCTACTCGACTTGTGGACGCCGTCACTGGATTCCCCGATCATGGGGCGGGCGACTTTTCAGATAATCATCACTACGCCAATCCGCAGTGCGGAACGCCGTTCTACTCCCTCTCGTCCAGCCCCTTCGATCCGTCACGTATTGGATTCCAGGGCGAGTTCGGCGGGATAGGCAATAATGTCACGGAGGAGCATGCCTGGAAGGTGCAGGATTCCATCGACGCAGTCAACCAGAC CTACGAGCTGGACGACACGATCGAGGTATGGAACTACCGCGGCCACACCCTGCTGACGGAGCTCCTCTCGCAAGTCGAGATGTACTCCTGCGCGGGCGCCGTCTGGACGCAGACCACCGACGTCGAAGGCGAGGTCAACGGTATGCTGACGTATGATCGTCGAGTGCTGCGTCCGGATCTGCAGCAGTGGCAGACGGATATCCAGGCGCTGTATGATGCCTCCGCGAAGAGGACGAATGCTTCCATGCCTAGTCATTGA
- a CDS encoding guanine-nucleotide dissociation stimulator CDC25 (Guanine-nucleotide dissociation stimulator CDC25), translated as MNGLAGQPAGQMYVRALYDYEADDQTSLSFRQGDIIQVITQLESGWWDGVIHGTRGWFPSNYCAVVSHPSDSNAYGRNGRAGDSEAEESEEEFGEHDNTTPATSNGHRDGAATSTQEEAAFWIPQATPDGRLFYFNTLTGESTMELPLEAPTSANETGPRDRTNIYIPEQTRPPAEFLAAGYERDEDTDYASASEAEDASVAQGSKSSSTHRRRRSFLSDGVSPATSMDSLSAPSPMSRSRTNLTDANNLSLSAMQQGLPPNGTTATSFAHAPAGGSSLSLLPRRFFDDAHAVPLTWNTMVEDMRRAVQRYREVINRGDRSEYVRKAEDISDHLRLLLAAGSGTTDNHSGNPSIISTNKALYPHFREMMSRFSKLVLSSHIAAADWPAPDSNQKCLQEAEGVLHGVYGFVEVARQQRGEEIPRLVPGFISGSKTAGSWQNNGLNPRNNLASMSFMDEEADTSAEPNATLDAALLERLDDLKRLIVSSIRRLDEHLVLREKLITPQKHRHISDKICSSGKQVIEVCRPYLSTVESINFAPLTNTFQTPQLNDFSEHKQKLYDSTSDLIFACQSVAAPLADEWAETRGPTLEERVTRVKSVSRELDTTASQILFSLQLLSELMPQGEGTTNPHRLTDGGATYQQHMRNGSNNLRPQLAEVGHSKSFTEGTSSPADIVSGESSKVKRFFGEVPATPLPGRESEDQPDYLRLDYEGEIAYDVKSEVPILRGGTLIALVEQLTRHDRLDSPFNNTFLLTYRSFTTAPELFELLVKRWTIQPPYGLGGADLETWVNRKQKPIRFRVVNILKSWFDNYWMEANDEASQQLMQRVYAFAKDTVQSTSTPGAGPLMTAIEQRMRGQDASSKRLVLTINSQAPQPIVPKNMKKLKFLDIDALEFARQLTIIESKLYGKIRPTECLNKTWQKKLAPGEPDPADNVKSLILHSNQLTNWVAQMILTQADVKRRVVVIKHFVSIADKCRNLNNFSCLTSIISALGSAPIHRLNRTWSQVNQRTTQTLESMRKLMGSTRNFNEYREALHKANPPCIPFFGIYLTDLTFIEDGIPGLIKRTQLINFAKRAKTAEVIRDIQQYQNVPYGLQPVQELQDYISNNMRSAGDVHEMYERSLQVEPREREDEKIARLLSESGFL; from the exons ATGAATGGACTCGCTGGACAACCCGCCGGTCAGATGTATGTCCGCGCGCTGTACGACTACGAGGCCGACGATCAGACCAGTCTGAGCTTCCGACAGGGCGACATCATTCAGGTCATCACTCAGCTCGAGAGTGGATGGTGGGACGGCGTTATACATGGCACTCGCGGCTGGTTTCCAAGCAATTATTGCGCTGTCGTATCGCATCCTTCCGACTCAAACGCGTATGGCAGGAATGGGAGGGCAGGAGATTCAGAGGCTGAagagtcggaggaggagtttggCGAACATGACAACACAACTCCTGCGACGAGCAACGGGCATCGCGATGGAGCTGCAACAAGCACACAGGAAGAGGCGGCGTTCTGGATACCACAGGCCACTCCAGATGGTCGGCTATTCTACTTCAACACATTGACTGGCGAGAGCACCATGGAGTTGCCCTTGGAGGCGCCGACATCCGCCAACGAGACCGGACCACGAGATCGCACGAACATTTATATCCCCGAACAGACGCGACCGCCGGCGGAGTTTTTGGCCGCGGGCTACGAACGTGATGAAGATACGGACTACGCCTCAGCGTCCGAGGCTGAAGACGCGTCGGTAGCACAAGGATCAAAGTCCTCAAGCACG CATCGACGCAGGCGTTCGTTTCTGTCCGACGGAGTGTCACCTGCAACATCCATGGATTCTCTGAGCGCTCCATCTCCGATGAGCCGCTCGCGCACGAATCTCACCGACGCCAACAACCTGTCCCTATCCGCTATGCAGCAGGGTTTGCCGCCGAACGGTACTACCGCCACCTCTTTTGCCCATGCGCCTGCCGGCGGTTCGAGCCTTTCATTACTACCTCGGAGGTTCTTTGACGACGCCCACGCCGTTCCTTTGACCTGGAATACCATGGTAGAAGACATGCGGCGCGCAGTGCAACGATATCGCGAAGTCATTAATCGCGGCGACCGCTCCGAATACGTACGCAAAGCCGAGGACATCTCAGACCACCTCCGTTTGTTGCTCGCCGCCGGGTCCGGCACCACCGACAACCATTCTGGAAATCCTTCCATCATCTCGACGAACAAGGCCCTTTATCCTCATTTCCGCGAGATGATGTCACGGTTCTCCAAGCTCGTTTTATCTTCACacatcgccgccgcagaTTGGCCGGCGCCAGACTCAAATCAGAAGTGCTTGCAGGAAGCTGAGGGTGTGCTCCACGGCGTGTATGGTTTTGTCGAAGTGGCACGGCAACAACGCGGCGAAGAAATTCCACGTCTGGTTCCGGGCTTTATCTCGGGTTCCAAGACGGCGGGCAGCTGGCAGAACAATGGACTCAACCCGCGGAACAACTTGGCGTCCATGTCTTTCATGGACGAGGAGGCTGACACCTCGGCTGAACCTAATGCGACATTGGATGCAGCCCTTCTGGAACGCCTCGACGATCTCAAACGACTGATAGTGTCTAGCATTCGTCGCCTGGACGAACATCTGGTGCTCCGCGAGAAATTGATCACTCCGCAGAAGCATCGCCACATCAGCGATAAAATCTGCAGCTCCGGCAAACAGGTCATCGAGGTCTGCCGGCCGTATCTGTCCACGGTGGAGTCGATCAACTTTGCTCCTCTCACCAACACATTTCAGACACCACAGCTGAACGACTTCTCTGAACACAAGCAGAAACTGTACGATTCAACGTCTGATCTCATCTTCGCTTGTCAGTCCGTTGCTGCCCCACTAGCGGACGAGTGGGCGGAGACCAGGGGACCAACGTTAGAAGAGCGCGTGACTCGAGTCAAGAGTGTGAGTCGAGAATTGGACACCACTGCATCACAAATCCTCTTTTCTCTGCAACTCCTCTCCGAGCTCATGCCTCAGGGAGAGGGCACAACCAATCCGCACCGCCTGACGGATGGTGGAGCGACGTACCAACAGCACATGCGGAACGGGTCGAACAACCTGCGGCCGCAGCTGGCAGAGGTTGGACACTCCAAGTCATTTACGGAAGGCACGAGTTCGCCGGCGGATATTGTCAGTGGAGAGAGCTCCAAGGTCAAGCGCTTCTTCGGCGAAGTCCCTGCAACGCCGCTGCCTGGACGTGAGTCCGAGGATCAGCCTGACTACTTGAGATTGGATTATGAGGGTGAGATCGCATACGATGTCAAGTCGGAAGTACCCATTCTTCGCGGCGGAACGCTCATCGCCTTGGTCGAGCAGCTCACACGGCACGACCGGCTGGACTCGCCATTCAACAACACTTTCTTGCTTACATACCGCTCCTTCACCACGGCACCGGAACTGTTCGAGTTGCTTGTCAAGCGATGGACCATCCAACCTCCGTACGGACTTGGAGGTGCTGATCTCGAGACGTGGGTCAATCGAAAGCAGAAGCCAATCAGGTTCCGTGTGGTCAACATTTTGAAGTCATGGTTTGACAACTACTGGATGGAAGCGAATGACGAGGCAAGCCAGCAGCTGATGCAAAGAGTGTATGCTTTCGCGAAGGATACAGTGCAGTCGACCAGTACACCAGGCGCCGGGCCACTGATGACCGCGATCGAGCAGAGAATGCGTGGTCAAGACGCATCGAGCAAGCGCTTGGTATTGACGATCAATTCCCAAGCACCGCAACCCATCGTGCCGAAGAACATGAAGAAACTCAAGTTTCTCGATATCGATGCGCTGGAATTTGCGAGACAATTGACCATTATCGAGTCCAAGCTCTACGGAAAGATCAGACCCACCGAATGTCTGAACAAGACATGGCAAAAGAAGCTGGCTCCCGGCGAGCCAGATCCAGCCGATAATGTCAAATCACTGATCCTGCACTCCAATCAGCTCACCAACTGGGTAGCGCAGATGATCCTCACCCAAGCAGACGTCAAACGACGAGTGGTCGTCATCAAGCACTTCGTCTCCATCGCCGACAAATGCCGCAATCTCAACAACTTCTCCTGCCTGACATCTATCATCTCCGCGCTCGGCTCAGCACCCATCCACCGTCTCAACCGAACCTGGTCTCAAGTCAACCAACGTACCACTCAAACTCTCGAATCAATGCGCAAACTCATGGGCTCCACGAGGAATTTCAACGAATATCGCGAAGCCCTCCACAAAGCGAACCCGCCCTGCATACCCTTCTTCGGCATCTACCTCACAGATTTGACATTCATCGAAGACGGAATCCCCGGTCTCATTAAGAGAACACAACTTATTAACTTCGCCAAGCGCGCCAAGACGGCAGAGGTCATCCGCGACATCCAACAGTATCAAAATGTGCCGTACGGCCTACAACCCGTGCAGGAACTGCAGGATTACATTTCGAATAATATGCGAAGTGCGGGCGATGTCCACGAGATGTATGAGCGGAGTCTGCAGGTCGAGCCGAGAGAACGGGAAGACGAGAAGATCGCTAG GTTGTTGTCAGAGTCCGGCTTCTTGTAG
- the MgEND1 gene encoding putative endo-beta-1,4-glucanase (Endo-Beta-1,4-Glucanase (Glycosyl Hydrolase Family 12) (Signal P Secreted); Cellulase; Carboxymethylcellulase) — protein MFATKLNVLLLAGLAMAAPASRAAPTNMCTNQEGYSNSGYRVQNNLWGKDAATSGSQCSAVNSISSGGVVWSTTWEWYGGQNNVKSYAFSALEGFTKKPVSQINSMPSTAAWSMNNPAARCNVAYDLFTAADPNHATYTGDYELMVWLARYNGVGPIGSKKYSVNIGGINWDLYYGLNGPMKVYSYVAQSTQANFNGDIKSFFNHMTSAEGFPASSQNLITFQFGTEPFTGSKTTFDVSKWTAKVN, from the coding sequence ATGTTCGCCACAAAACTCAACGTCTTGCTTCTTGCAGGCCTCGCCATGGCAGCTCCAGCCAGCAGAGCAGCACCAACCAACATGTGCACAAATCAAGAAGGCTACTCCAACAGCGGATACCGCGTACAAAACAACCTCTGGGGCAAGGACGCCGCAACCAGCGGATCGCAATGCAGCGCCGTCAACAGCATCTCCTCAGGCGGCGTCGTATGGTCCACAACCTGGGAATGGTACGGCGGCCAAAACAACGTCAAGAGCTacgccttctccgccctcgaAGGCTTCACCAAGAAACCCGTCTCGCAAATCAACTCCATGCCCTCCACGGCAGCCTGGTCCATGAACAACCCCGCCGCCCGCTGCAATGTGGCGTACGATCTCTTCACGGCGGCGGATCCCAACCATGCGACCTATACCGGGGACTACGAGCTCATGGTCTGGCTCGCTCGGTACAATGGTGTCGGTCCCATCGGAAGCAAGAAGTACTCGGTCAACATTGGCGGCATCAACTGGGACCTGTACTACGGCCTCAACGGCCCGATGAAGGTGTACAGCTATGTTGCGCAGAGCACGCAGGCCAACTTCAATGGAGACATCAAGTCGTTCTTCAACCATATGACTTCTGCGGAGGGTTTCCCGGCTTCGAGCCAGAATCTCATCACTTTCCAATTCGGCACTGAGCCTTTCACTGGTTCCAAGACGACCTTTGATGTTTCCAAATGGACCGCAAAGGTCAACTGA